The following are encoded in a window of Mycoplasmopsis verecunda genomic DNA:
- a CDS encoding CNNM domain-containing protein, with protein MDGYPSFITNFQETVSNTVTTSDSNKPLITGIVAAVLIILFLLSSIFSGSETAYSTISPAKLHDMAEKEHKFANLINKQVKKYNQLLSTILIGNNLVNVASSALTSYVLSLYFAEGDPLTVIISTAVVTPILVLFGEITPKLIAKYNPERYLKIFCLFNELMFWLFFPLTYPISKLSKNVYVTNSEEDIKSMLSLAQEEGVLQTGESILAQNALDLDSTKVGQHYIKLKDVTTISYKSNINDALEIFKETNYSRLPVEKDGQLIGIVLLKDIFKLKKGRVIDYMKNVPLVSANSILSSALEKMRSARAQMAFVVENNNSTDVLGIITIEDIIEEIVGEIYDEYDDDEEIYEVSLEKARVQSNVIMYDLFKQLEIHTDLLEDDEEDMPLRNYLLKHLGTKRLYKNSRFTLEDEVTFKVVEIVKNKKFSAFVEVVKL; from the coding sequence ATGGATGGTTACCCCAGTTTTATAACAAATTTTCAAGAAACAGTTTCAAATACAGTTACAACTAGTGATTCAAATAAACCTCTAATTACAGGAATTGTTGCAGCTGTGCTAATTATCTTATTCTTATTAAGTAGCATTTTTTCAGGTTCCGAAACAGCTTATAGCACTATATCACCTGCTAAATTGCATGATATGGCTGAAAAAGAACATAAATTTGCTAACTTAATAAATAAACAAGTAAAAAAATATAATCAATTATTATCAACTATATTAATTGGTAATAACTTAGTTAATGTTGCTTCATCAGCATTAACATCCTATGTGCTTTCATTATATTTTGCTGAAGGTGATCCACTAACAGTAATTATTTCTACAGCAGTTGTTACACCTATATTAGTGCTTTTTGGTGAAATAACACCAAAATTAATTGCTAAATATAATCCTGAAAGATATCTAAAAATCTTTTGCTTATTTAACGAGTTGATGTTTTGATTATTTTTCCCATTAACATATCCAATAAGTAAACTATCAAAAAATGTTTATGTAACTAATTCTGAAGAAGATATTAAATCAATGCTTTCACTAGCACAAGAAGAAGGTGTCTTGCAAACTGGAGAAAGTATTCTAGCTCAAAATGCTTTAGATTTAGATTCAACTAAAGTAGGACAACATTACATTAAATTAAAGGATGTTACTACCATTTCATATAAAAGTAATATTAATGATGCATTAGAAATATTTAAAGAAACCAATTACTCTAGATTACCAGTTGAAAAAGACGGGCAATTAATCGGAATTGTTCTACTTAAAGATATCTTTAAGCTAAAAAAAGGTAGAGTGATTGATTATATGAAAAATGTACCACTTGTTTCAGCTAATTCAATTCTTTCAAGTGCTTTAGAAAAAATGAGATCAGCTAGAGCACAAATGGCTTTTGTAGTTGAAAACAATAACAGTACTGATGTTTTAGGAATAATAACAATTGAGGATATTATTGAAGAAATCGTTGGTGAAATATATGATGAATATGATGATGATGAAGAAATATACGAAGTATCTCTAGAAAAAGCTCGTGTACAATCAAATGTTATTATGTATGATTTATTCAAGCAATTAGAAATTCATACAGATTTACTAGAAGATGACGAAGAAGATATGCCTTTACGCAATTACTTATTAAAACATTTAGGTACCAAACGTTTATACAAAAACTCTCGTTTTACTTTAGAAGATGAAGTTACTTTTAAAGTGGTTGAAATTGTAAAAAATAAAAAGTTCTCAGCTTTTGTAGAAGTAGTTAAACTATAA
- a CDS encoding LemA family protein produces the protein MANLFNNSEIKNPQGLEPVADNTPVKATASTGAKVMVYLSFLLIVPIFLYIIKRNNFLRTQNEINEKASLIDVQLQKRSDTLTKLVAQVKSYKIHEEKVFEDVARLRALTLSGNTAANSNEIESLNNSIFGRLMAVGENYPELKADSMYMNLMDETAYIEREIASARRLYNSTVNAFNMSIMTFPANVVAENMGLSTASLFQASTKARLDVDMNELGL, from the coding sequence ATGGCAAATTTATTTAATAATTCAGAAATAAAAAACCCACAAGGTTTAGAACCTGTAGCAGATAATACTCCAGTTAAAGCAACAGCTTCAACAGGAGCAAAAGTTATGGTTTATTTATCATTTCTATTAATTGTTCCAATCTTTTTATATATTATAAAAAGAAACAATTTCTTAAGAACACAAAATGAAATCAATGAAAAAGCATCATTAATTGATGTTCAATTACAAAAACGTAGCGATACCTTGACAAAATTAGTAGCTCAAGTAAAATCATACAAAATCCACGAAGAAAAAGTATTTGAAGATGTAGCTAGATTACGTGCTTTAACTTTATCAGGTAATACAGCTGCCAATTCAAATGAAATTGAATCATTAAACAATTCTATTTTCGGACGTTTAATGGCTGTAGGTGAAAATTATCCAGAACTTAAAGCAGATTCAATGTATATGAATTTAATGGATGAAACAGCTTATATTGAAAGAGAAATTGCTTCAGCTAGAAGATTATATAATTCAACTGTTAATGCTTTCAATATGAGTATTATGACATTCCCTGCAAATGTAGTGGCTGAAAATATGGGATTAAGTACAGCATCTTTATTCCAAGCTTCAACTAAAGCCAGATTAGATG